Proteins encoded within one genomic window of Ranitomeya variabilis isolate aRanVar5 chromosome 4, aRanVar5.hap1, whole genome shotgun sequence:
- the LOC143767555 gene encoding olfactory receptor 9G19-like, whose product MDTVNFTVTEFVLLGFHELPDFQLVFFFIFLVIYVATLVGNSLTIGLFCFDRHFHTPMYILLCNMSVLDMSFTSMVLPKLLDIFLTGNNVISYHGCIAQVFFFVVLMVSEYFILASMAYDRYVAICHPLRYSYFMSLQVCFWMTLASWSIGVLEGIFFIILISSCTFCRSNEVDHLFCDMKPLMMLSCSETKTIEMVIFGPSAVIGLVPSVMTLVSYIYIISTILKINSKEGKYKTFSTCSSHLTVILLFYGTVLGMYMRPKSSYSMDQDKLFAILYAGVIPMLNPLIYSLKNQEVKKALCRIKKRMLRYPESRSF is encoded by the coding sequence ATGGACACAGTAAACTTTACCGTCACTGAGTTTGTTCTCCTCGGCTTCCATGAGCTTCCAGACTTCCAGCTGGTTTTCTTTTTCATATTTCTGGTCATCTATGTTGCAACATTGGTTGGAAATTCATTAACAATTGGTCTATTTTGCTTTGATCGGCATTTTCACACTCCCATGTATATACTCCTGTGTAATATGTCAGTATTGGATATGTCCTTCACCTCAATGGTTTTACCAAAGTTATTGGACATATTTCTAACTGGGAACAATGTCATCTCCTACCATGGTTGTATCGCTCAGGTTTTCTTTTTCGTGGTGCTCATGGTGTCAGAATACTTCATCCTGGCTTCCATGGCTTACGATCGTTACGTGGCCATCTGTCATCCCCTTCGTTACTCTTATTTCATGAGCCTGCAGGTCTGCTTCTGGATGACATTAGCATCTTGGAGTATAGGAGTGCTCGAGGGCATTTTCTTCATCATTCTGATATCATCTTGTACATTTTGTAGGTCAAATGAAGTAGACCATCTCTTCTGTGATATGAAGCCTCTAATGATGCTTTCTTGTAGTGAGACCAAAACTATAGAGATGGTAATATTTGGCCCAAGTGCCGTTATTGGCTTAGTTCCCTCAGTCATGACCTTGGTGTCATACATCTATATCATCTCTACAATCTTGAAGATTAACTCTAAAGAAGGAAAATACAAAACCTTCTCCACCTGCTCCTCACACCTCACAGTCATCCTCTTGTTTTACGGAACGGTCCTCGGCATGTACATGAGACCAAAGTCAAGCTATTCCATGGACCAGGACAAGTTGTTTGCCATCTTGTATGCCGGAGTCATTCCAATGCTCAACCCTCTCATTTACAGCTTGAAAAATCAGGAGGTGAAAAAAGCTCTTTGCAGAATAAAGAAACGCATGCTTAGATATCCAGAATCCAGAAGCTTTTAA